A region of Polynucleobacter sp. JS-Mosq-20-D10 DNA encodes the following proteins:
- the cobA gene encoding uroporphyrinogen-III C-methyltransferase, whose amino-acid sequence MSNTNKPGKVFLVGAGPGAADLITVRGANLLAKADIVFHDALVDTAMLELCPQAIKEPVGKRCGKLSSAQHFINKRLVDAAQKYQVIVRLKGGDPMMFGRADEEIQALKKHQIEVEVVPGITAALAGAAAIQKSLTLRGLSRSVAFVTLAQGTENLAYNGGQQQPIQNPQADTLVYYMGRKDASNIAKQLIENNSPHTSETPVHILEAVSTQNERHWSSSLGQLADGKANGWFDSASPALIMVGEALREKHSINQTADLQSSSAKFDDGLQDSVIFPDSRRRA is encoded by the coding sequence ATGAGTAATACAAACAAACCCGGGAAAGTCTTTTTGGTTGGTGCCGGCCCTGGCGCAGCTGATCTCATTACTGTGCGCGGAGCTAATCTATTGGCAAAGGCAGATATTGTTTTTCATGATGCCTTGGTTGATACAGCAATGCTAGAACTCTGCCCTCAAGCCATTAAAGAGCCTGTTGGTAAGCGTTGTGGAAAGCTCTCCTCAGCGCAGCATTTCATTAACAAGCGCCTCGTAGATGCAGCACAAAAATATCAAGTCATTGTTCGCTTAAAGGGCGGCGACCCAATGATGTTTGGTCGCGCCGATGAAGAAATCCAAGCACTCAAAAAGCATCAGATTGAAGTAGAAGTTGTACCAGGCATTACCGCTGCTCTAGCTGGCGCAGCTGCGATCCAGAAATCGCTTACCTTACGCGGGCTATCTCGTAGCGTTGCTTTTGTTACCCTGGCGCAAGGCACTGAAAATCTTGCTTATAACGGGGGTCAGCAACAGCCAATTCAAAATCCACAAGCTGATACCTTGGTGTATTACATGGGTCGTAAGGATGCTAGCAATATTGCTAAACAGTTAATCGAAAACAACTCCCCACACACAAGCGAAACACCCGTTCACATCCTAGAAGCCGTGAGCACCCAAAATGAACGTCACTGGTCAAGCAGTCTTGGTCAATTAGCGGACGGCAAAGCAAATGGCTGGTTTGATAGCGCATCGCCTGCGCTCATTATGGTTGGGGAGGCCTTAAGAGAAAAACACTCAATCAATCAAACTGCAGATTTACAGAGCTCTAGCGCTAAATTCGATGATGGCTTGCAAGACAGCGTCATCTTCCCCGACAGCAGGCGTCGCGCTTAG
- the yjgA gene encoding ribosome biogenesis factor YjgA: protein MHVNEKNRTPKKDNLDDGPSKSELKRLMTERQKLAEVLAALSSDALKTIPMDEAIKTSIAETNKIKSFEAIRRHKQYLGKLMRFLDEGELDAIQKRLDAIQGVSKAETAKLHHLESYRDRLIANDETFTKMIEQYPDMDIQNMRTLIRNARKEKETNKPPKAFREIFRVLKEMGI, encoded by the coding sequence ATGCACGTCAATGAAAAGAACCGCACCCCCAAGAAAGATAATCTTGATGATGGGCCCAGCAAATCCGAGCTAAAGCGCTTGATGACCGAGCGCCAAAAACTGGCCGAAGTTCTAGCAGCGCTTAGTAGCGATGCCTTAAAGACCATACCAATGGATGAGGCTATTAAAACCTCCATTGCAGAAACCAATAAGATTAAGAGTTTTGAGGCGATCCGTCGTCATAAGCAATATCTTGGTAAGCTTATGCGCTTTTTAGATGAAGGGGAGCTGGATGCTATTCAGAAACGTTTAGATGCTATCCAAGGCGTTAGTAAGGCAGAGACTGCAAAGCTGCATCATCTGGAGTCCTATCGTGATCGATTGATTGCAAACGATGAGACCTTTACCAAGATGATTGAGCAATATCCGGATATGGATATTCAGAATATGCGTACCCTCATCCGCAATGCGCGCAAAGAAAAAGAAACCAACAAACCACCAAAAGCTTTTAGAGAGATATTTCGCGTTTTAAAAGAGATGGGAATCTAG
- a CDS encoding amidohydrolase family protein, producing the protein MNSTHTAPLCQAPDSEIRSPKMGFPAGAVDCHAHICGPALAFPYAQERIYTPPDATLSQYQSLLSMLRIDRAVLVQPSVYGTDNRAMLAALSENPKQFRGVAVIDPKISDTELETMHHAGVRGIRCNVVDVADKSKGLPIDELTTIAKRIQPFGWHLELLAHVNEYPDLARIFADFPVDLVFGHFGYSHARHGVNDAGFQGLLELLREQKAWVKMTGPYRICDGDFPYVDMRTFNDEVIKANSKRLIWGSDWPHVMVKKQMPHDADLCDLFGSWVVDPSLRKAILSDNPCILYDYPAFTDTQ; encoded by the coding sequence TTGAACTCAACTCACACTGCACCACTCTGCCAAGCCCCAGATTCAGAAATTCGATCGCCAAAGATGGGGTTTCCTGCTGGGGCAGTAGATTGCCATGCTCATATCTGTGGACCAGCTCTAGCGTTTCCTTATGCACAGGAGCGCATCTACACTCCACCCGATGCCACACTGAGCCAATATCAATCTCTCCTAAGCATGTTGAGAATTGATCGCGCCGTCTTGGTGCAGCCCAGCGTATATGGTACTGATAATCGAGCCATGCTCGCGGCACTCTCTGAGAACCCCAAGCAATTTCGCGGGGTAGCAGTGATCGATCCCAAGATCTCCGATACAGAATTGGAGACCATGCATCACGCTGGTGTTCGTGGCATTCGTTGCAATGTGGTGGATGTTGCTGATAAATCAAAGGGTTTACCGATTGACGAATTAACTACAATCGCCAAACGTATCCAACCCTTTGGTTGGCATTTAGAGTTACTAGCCCATGTTAATGAATACCCTGATCTCGCTAGAATATTTGCAGACTTTCCGGTGGACTTGGTATTTGGTCATTTTGGCTACTCACACGCAAGACATGGTGTGAATGATGCCGGCTTTCAAGGCTTGCTAGAACTACTACGAGAGCAAAAGGCTTGGGTCAAAATGACTGGTCCCTACCGTATTTGTGATGGGGACTTTCCCTATGTGGATATGCGAACATTCAATGATGAGGTAATTAAGGCCAACAGCAAGCGATTAATCTGGGGTAGCGATTGGCCTCATGTCATGGTCAAAAAGCAGATGCCGCATGATGCCGATCTCTGCGATCTATTCGGGTCTTGGGTAGTAGATCCAAGCCTCAGAAAAGCGATTCTTTCCGACAATCCCTGTATCCTATATGACTATCCAGCATTCACTGACACTCAATAG
- a CDS encoding DUF934 domain-containing protein has product MNQQIIYFPKDGKPTLITNEWQVWDGERDEGSIPDLEHGLHKVLVPLHWWITHHQNVDILTRSKKGEIGVWFAADDDILKHADIIEEGKKLWAVVGAHFPLFRDGRSFSTAALLRDRFEWQGEIRAIGDVLVDQLLQGARVGFDAFELRPDQNLDIGLKQFDLFSVTTQNSWRDTRSSQATI; this is encoded by the coding sequence ATGAACCAACAGATTATTTATTTCCCTAAAGACGGTAAACCCACTCTCATTACCAATGAATGGCAAGTCTGGGATGGTGAACGCGATGAAGGCAGCATTCCAGACTTAGAGCATGGATTGCATAAGGTTCTAGTGCCATTGCATTGGTGGATTACTCACCATCAGAATGTCGACATCCTCACACGCTCTAAAAAGGGTGAGATTGGTGTCTGGTTTGCGGCTGATGACGACATACTTAAGCATGCGGACATCATCGAGGAAGGCAAAAAACTCTGGGCAGTAGTTGGGGCACACTTCCCTCTTTTTAGAGATGGTAGAAGTTTTAGCACTGCAGCCCTTCTCAGAGATCGCTTTGAATGGCAAGGTGAAATCCGTGCGATTGGGGATGTCTTAGTTGATCAGCTCTTACAAGGCGCTCGAGTCGGTTTTGATGCTTTTGAATTACGTCCTGATCAGAATCTCGATATCGGACTCAAGCAGTTTGATCTCTTTAGTGTGACTACACAAAACAGCTGGCGCGATACCCGCAGCAGTCAAGCAACTATCTAG
- a CDS encoding tripartite tricarboxylate transporter substrate binding protein yields MQKILQPPRLPKRNWMLSLFIGLGLSLNLISTAASAQSYPNRTVKMIVPLTAGSGADIAGRIVAKSLSETWKQSVIIENRPGAGGLIGTGAVVSADPDGYTLLVQSASYAANPAIYKKLPYDPLKSLIDVDILGQTPYVLVTSADGPYQSVRDLIIAAKSKPGEITFASAGVGSSTHLAAEYFNQMMGIKLIHVPYKGSPEAIQDTMAGRTAFYMAPLDTAIGQLKGGKVRALGVTSKVRNAAVPDIPSIAELGYGNFEIGLWFGVWAPAGTSAAIVKKINQDINLAMQSPEVKTAYEAKGIKATPMNPQEFGKFVRDEMAKYQKIAKDANIEPQ; encoded by the coding sequence ATGCAAAAGATATTGCAACCCCCTCGTTTACCCAAGCGCAACTGGATGTTGAGCTTATTCATTGGCTTAGGGCTTAGCCTCAACCTGATTTCTACGGCTGCCAGCGCACAAAGCTACCCCAACCGCACGGTAAAGATGATTGTGCCACTGACTGCTGGTTCTGGTGCTGACATTGCCGGCCGTATTGTTGCCAAAAGTCTTTCAGAAACCTGGAAACAATCCGTCATTATTGAAAATCGTCCTGGTGCCGGTGGCTTGATCGGTACTGGCGCAGTTGTCAGCGCTGATCCGGATGGCTATACCCTTCTAGTGCAATCCGCTTCATATGCTGCCAATCCAGCCATTTATAAAAAGCTGCCTTACGACCCACTCAAAAGTCTGATTGATGTCGATATTCTTGGGCAAACACCTTACGTCTTAGTCACTTCCGCAGACGGGCCTTATCAATCAGTTCGTGATTTAATCATTGCAGCCAAGTCAAAGCCCGGCGAGATTACTTTTGCATCTGCAGGCGTTGGTAGCTCAACCCATCTTGCCGCCGAGTACTTTAATCAAATGATGGGCATCAAGCTCATACACGTTCCTTACAAAGGCTCTCCAGAGGCCATTCAAGATACGATGGCCGGACGTACCGCTTTTTATATGGCGCCACTCGATACTGCCATCGGGCAACTCAAAGGTGGCAAAGTGAGAGCGCTCGGTGTTACTAGTAAAGTACGTAATGCGGCCGTACCAGATATTCCGAGTATTGCCGAGTTGGGTTATGGCAACTTTGAAATTGGTCTTTGGTTTGGTGTGTGGGCACCTGCTGGCACATCAGCAGCAATTGTGAAAAAGATTAATCAAGATATCAATTTGGCGATGCAATCTCCCGAAGTGAAAACCGCTTATGAGGCTAAAGGCATCAAAGCAACTCCAATGAACCCACAAGAATTCGGTAAGTTTGTGCGCGATGAGATGGCGAAGTATCAAAAGATTGCTAAAGACGCCAATATCGAACCTCAGTAA
- a CDS encoding sirohydrochlorin chelatase — protein MNTKAIVLFGHGARDARWREPFDRLASLWKAQRPHVPVELAFLELMHPNLEEAITTQVSAGATEVVVVPVFFGQGGHLRNDFPVLLDACREKFPQIALSATPAVGEDDAVLQAIIEFSARAL, from the coding sequence ATGAATACGAAAGCAATCGTCTTATTTGGTCACGGAGCCCGTGATGCGCGTTGGCGCGAGCCCTTTGATCGTCTGGCATCGCTCTGGAAGGCGCAGAGGCCTCACGTTCCTGTGGAGTTAGCCTTTTTAGAGCTCATGCATCCAAATCTCGAGGAGGCGATTACTACTCAGGTATCTGCTGGTGCCACAGAGGTAGTTGTGGTACCAGTCTTTTTTGGTCAAGGTGGCCATTTGCGCAACGACTTCCCAGTACTGCTGGATGCTTGCCGGGAAAAATTTCCGCAGATTGCCCTAAGCGCGACGCCTGCTGTCGGGGAAGATGACGCTGTCTTGCAAGCCATCATCGAATTTAGCGCTAGAGCTCTGTAA
- the pcaD gene encoding 3-oxoadipate enol-lactonase, whose amino-acid sequence MSQKLEKQIIKVNGVNIAYRFDGPSDGHVVMMANSLMSDCSMWDWNVPALSDRYRVLRFDKRGHGDSETTPAPYSIPQLADDAAALLDALKIDQVHFIGLSMGGMIGQQLGARFPERVYSLSLCDTASEMPPRSLWEERFELARKEGIAGLVDGTIQRWFTAPFIARAPQDIAKVREMILGTGVEGYLGCASAVRDMAQTTMLLKIKAPTLILTGRQDPACTVDQAIVLNRMIDGSKLVILEDAAHLSNIEQPEVFNRTVRDFIDAVDNALAVK is encoded by the coding sequence ATGAGCCAAAAACTAGAAAAACAGATCATCAAGGTCAACGGGGTCAATATTGCCTATCGTTTTGATGGTCCTAGTGATGGCCATGTGGTGATGATGGCCAATAGCCTCATGTCGGATTGCAGTATGTGGGATTGGAATGTGCCTGCATTAAGCGATCGTTATCGAGTCCTCCGTTTTGATAAGCGTGGGCACGGCGACTCTGAAACAACCCCAGCGCCCTATAGCATCCCTCAATTGGCGGATGACGCGGCTGCCCTATTGGATGCCTTAAAGATTGATCAAGTGCATTTCATCGGACTATCGATGGGCGGCATGATTGGTCAGCAACTCGGTGCTCGTTTTCCGGAGCGTGTTTATTCTCTATCCCTCTGCGATACAGCAAGTGAAATGCCTCCACGTAGTTTGTGGGAGGAGCGTTTTGAGCTTGCGCGCAAAGAAGGCATTGCCGGTTTAGTAGATGGCACCATTCAGCGTTGGTTTACTGCCCCATTTATTGCTCGTGCGCCTCAAGATATTGCCAAAGTGCGAGAGATGATTTTGGGTACCGGGGTTGAGGGTTATCTGGGGTGTGCAAGTGCGGTAAGGGATATGGCGCAAACCACCATGCTCTTAAAAATTAAAGCCCCAACACTGATTCTGACAGGGCGTCAGGATCCAGCCTGTACGGTGGATCAAGCCATTGTGCTCAATCGTATGATTGATGGCTCCAAGTTAGTCATATTGGAAGACGCAGCGCATTTATCCAATATTGAGCAACCAGAGGTATTTAATCGAACTGTGCGAGACTTTATTGATGCCGTTGACAATGCTTTAGCAGTCAAGTGA
- a CDS encoding calcium:proton antiporter, with translation MAHLLSQTWFIILMGITLIGAVLSAVHHAEVIAHKTGEPYGTLVLSISVTIIEVSLIIAMMLAGHEGSEFIARDAVFATVMIVINGVIGLCIFMGGFKHYEMTFRNEGANSALTVLTALATFILVMPMVTVSTPGPDFTKSQLAFAGIASFALYGAFLFFQTVSHRDYYLPKAEGQNVNSATHADKPSNLKTSISAVLLLISLAIVVGLAEALNPAIEAGVKAAGAPKTVVGIAIAMLVLMPEAYAAVRAARANRLQSSLNLALGSALASIGLTIPSVAAFAIFFDLPISLGISPLNMTLMYLSFFIGALTLAIGRATLLQGVVPLIIFFEFLFLSLVP, from the coding sequence ATGGCACATCTTCTTAGTCAAACTTGGTTCATCATCTTGATGGGCATCACCCTCATTGGAGCAGTCTTATCGGCAGTTCACCATGCAGAGGTAATTGCCCATAAAACAGGTGAGCCATATGGAACCTTAGTACTATCGATTAGCGTCACCATTATTGAAGTTTCCCTGATCATTGCCATGATGCTTGCTGGTCACGAAGGCTCTGAATTTATTGCTCGTGACGCCGTCTTTGCAACCGTGATGATCGTAATTAATGGAGTTATCGGACTTTGTATCTTTATGGGGGGCTTTAAGCATTACGAGATGACTTTCCGCAATGAGGGTGCAAATTCAGCTTTAACAGTACTCACCGCTTTAGCCACATTCATCTTAGTTATGCCTATGGTGACCGTCAGCACGCCAGGGCCTGATTTCACCAAGAGCCAGCTTGCTTTTGCAGGAATAGCCTCTTTTGCCTTGTATGGCGCATTCTTATTTTTCCAGACTGTCAGTCATCGCGACTACTACCTTCCTAAGGCAGAAGGCCAGAATGTCAATAGCGCTACCCATGCAGACAAACCCAGCAATCTGAAAACCAGTATTAGCGCAGTACTTCTCCTGATCTCACTAGCCATAGTCGTAGGCTTAGCAGAAGCGCTCAATCCTGCAATTGAAGCAGGGGTCAAAGCAGCAGGGGCACCAAAAACAGTTGTGGGTATTGCCATTGCAATGCTGGTATTAATGCCAGAGGCTTATGCAGCTGTCAGGGCGGCTAGAGCCAACCGATTGCAAAGTAGCTTGAATCTAGCATTAGGTTCAGCGCTAGCCAGCATCGGATTGACTATACCCTCAGTGGCTGCCTTTGCCATCTTCTTTGATTTACCAATCAGTTTAGGCATTAGCCCTCTTAATATGACTTTAATGTATCTATCATTCTTTATAGGGGCGCTAACCCTGGCGATTGGGAGAGCCACGCTTCTACAGGGGGTGGTGCCCTTAATTATTTTCTTTGAGTTCTTATTTTTGAGCTTAGTACCTTAA
- a CDS encoding NYN domain-containing protein, giving the protein MLFGRQTTFGWFCLFWNGKIIKTIVYIDGYNLYYGLLRKSKLKWLDIVRLFSERILDKNAELIQVRYYTAPVLGRMSDDPMSTQRQRIYLQALRKMYPNCLEIIQGKILATTPYQRLVRPITEVPELKIVQVYDFNEKKTDVNLASDLITGAFTGVCEQAVVCSNDSDLEGALAAVKRHQPHLRIGVVAPIQSKNHRHISGDLIRHSDWVKILSVSHATASQLPSKIPGSKIQKPNTW; this is encoded by the coding sequence TTGCTTTTTGGGCGACAGACCACCTTCGGGTGGTTTTGTCTTTTCTGGAACGGGAAAATTATCAAAACTATTGTTTATATTGATGGATATAACCTTTATTACGGCTTGCTGAGAAAGTCAAAATTGAAGTGGTTAGATATTGTTAGGCTATTTTCTGAGCGCATTTTAGATAAAAATGCAGAATTAATTCAAGTGCGCTATTACACGGCACCCGTTCTCGGCAGGATGTCGGATGATCCTATGTCAACCCAGCGACAACGGATTTACCTTCAGGCTTTGAGAAAAATGTATCCCAATTGTCTAGAAATCATTCAGGGAAAAATCTTAGCAACAACACCCTACCAAAGGTTAGTGAGACCAATTACTGAGGTCCCCGAATTGAAAATAGTTCAGGTTTATGACTTTAATGAAAAAAAGACAGATGTTAATTTGGCATCAGATTTGATTACTGGCGCTTTTACAGGTGTATGTGAGCAGGCGGTGGTTTGTAGTAATGATTCTGATCTTGAGGGTGCTTTAGCGGCGGTGAAGCGGCATCAGCCACACTTGCGTATTGGTGTGGTGGCGCCAATTCAGAGTAAAAATCATCGACATATTTCAGGTGATCTAATAAGGCACTCTGATTGGGTGAAGATTCTTAGTGTTTCGCATGCTACCGCTTCGCAGCTGCCATCGAAAATCCCGGGCTCAAAAATTCAAAAACCGAATACTTGGTAA
- a CDS encoding nitrite/sulfite reductase, with amino-acid sequence MYKYDHIDQTLVDQRVIQFRDQVERRLNGTLAEEEFRPLRLQNGLYHQRHAYMLRIAIPYGLLSAKQLRTLACIADKYDRGYGHFTTRQNIQFNWVELEQTPDILAELAKVEMHAIQTSGNCIRNITSDAFAGVAADEYIDPRPVCELLRQWSTLHPEFAHLPRKFKFAINGAKEDRTVLLCHDVGIELKRNPNSNHGEFTADIYAGGGMGRTPILGSLIKQGLPWQVLPSYLTALLRVYNRFGRRDNLYKARIKILVKALGPEEFARQVEADWAHLHNEAKESKDNFTQSECERVAKHFTKPAYQKLTVVSNEAILATVPETERTAFARWLERNVKPHQVPGYASVMLSLKPHGTVAPGDASSAQMNAIADLADQYSFGELRVTHEQNLVLADVQQSKLLELWQAAKQQHVALPNIGLLTDIIACPGGDFCSLANAKSLPIAKAIQKRFDDLDYLFDLGDISLNISGCINSCGHHHVGNIGVLGVDKDGEEWYQITLGGEQGNNASIGKVIGPSFYANEISDVMTSLINTYVEQRTTGEPFIETYRRLGVAPFKEAAYKNAFNKNDKHAKESNKSVIV; translated from the coding sequence ATGTACAAATATGACCATATTGACCAAACCCTTGTAGATCAACGGGTTATCCAATTCCGAGACCAGGTTGAGCGACGCCTGAACGGCACCCTTGCCGAAGAAGAATTCCGGCCTCTGCGCCTACAGAATGGTCTTTACCACCAGCGCCATGCCTATATGCTGCGCATTGCCATTCCTTATGGCTTATTAAGTGCCAAGCAGCTTCGCACCCTAGCCTGTATTGCTGACAAATACGATCGTGGTTACGGGCATTTCACAACCCGTCAAAATATTCAGTTCAACTGGGTAGAGCTAGAGCAAACTCCGGACATCTTGGCTGAATTAGCCAAAGTAGAAATGCATGCCATTCAGACATCGGGCAACTGTATTCGCAATATTACGAGCGATGCCTTTGCTGGTGTTGCTGCCGATGAATATATTGACCCCCGCCCAGTTTGCGAACTGCTACGTCAATGGTCAACCTTGCATCCTGAGTTTGCTCATCTACCGCGCAAATTTAAGTTTGCAATTAATGGTGCTAAAGAAGATCGCACGGTTTTGCTTTGCCACGATGTCGGTATTGAGCTCAAGAGAAATCCCAATAGCAATCATGGAGAATTCACTGCTGATATCTATGCAGGTGGTGGCATGGGTCGCACCCCCATACTGGGCTCATTAATTAAGCAAGGCTTGCCATGGCAAGTTCTGCCAAGTTATCTAACCGCCCTCTTGCGTGTATATAACCGCTTTGGTAGAAGAGATAATCTTTACAAAGCCCGCATCAAAATTTTAGTAAAAGCTTTAGGCCCAGAAGAATTTGCACGACAAGTTGAAGCTGATTGGGCACATCTTCACAATGAAGCAAAAGAAAGTAAAGATAATTTCACACAGTCTGAGTGCGAGCGCGTTGCTAAGCACTTCACTAAACCTGCGTATCAGAAATTAACAGTGGTAAGTAATGAAGCTATTCTAGCCACCGTGCCCGAGACTGAGAGAACTGCCTTTGCTCGTTGGCTGGAGCGTAACGTCAAACCGCATCAGGTACCAGGCTATGCCAGTGTGATGCTGTCTCTTAAGCCCCATGGCACTGTTGCCCCTGGCGATGCCAGTAGCGCCCAGATGAATGCCATTGCAGATCTAGCGGACCAATACAGCTTTGGTGAACTACGGGTTACCCATGAACAAAACTTAGTATTGGCCGATGTACAGCAGTCCAAACTACTAGAGCTTTGGCAGGCTGCTAAGCAACAGCATGTGGCACTCCCTAATATTGGATTGCTCACTGACATCATCGCTTGTCCTGGTGGTGATTTCTGCTCATTAGCTAATGCGAAGTCATTGCCGATTGCCAAAGCAATTCAGAAGCGGTTTGATGATTTGGATTACTTATTTGATTTAGGTGATATCAGTCTCAATATTTCAGGATGTATCAATTCCTGCGGTCATCATCACGTTGGCAATATTGGCGTATTGGGCGTGGATAAAGATGGTGAAGAGTGGTATCAAATTACCCTAGGTGGCGAGCAAGGCAATAATGCATCGATCGGTAAAGTGATTGGGCCTTCTTTCTATGCTAATGAAATTTCAGATGTAATGACTAGCCTCATCAATACCTATGTTGAACAACGCACCACTGGTGAGCCCTTTATCGAGACTTATCGTCGCCTTGGTGTAGCGCCCTTTAAAGAGGCTGCATACAAGAATGCATTCAATAAAAATGATAAGCACGCCAAAGAATCTAACAAGAGCGTAATCGTCTAG
- a CDS encoding acyltransferase — protein sequence MSASLILKQAKSLFLVDFLKVFAALLIILHHLSSYGQIAEDARAFLPGVMNFLFEYGRYGVQIFLVMAGYLATQSLTRFANAKFSSQNLLRVIINRYLRLFAPYVAALFFTILCAWIARFWVNDEFVGEQETLSQFLAHLFFLQGILGLDSISAGAWYVAIDWQLYSVLAVLLISFSSYQVLIWFLSIIAICSLLYFNRSNQYEAYFIYFIGSYSLGVLAYLAKNFSDQKIQVLAKFVLIAIGVIIFISTLHQVWLRNFLAWFVALLLLLWGNATYPAVGSEAHGLKSSVLRAITWASPRSYCAFLIHFAFILLANTLYIGSGMHAHESGLIAVGLMLGVVVCSTIAASYLYRWVEIPSAKLKT from the coding sequence GTGAGTGCCAGCCTTATTTTGAAACAAGCTAAATCACTTTTCTTAGTTGATTTTCTGAAGGTCTTTGCAGCGCTATTAATCATCCTGCATCACCTATCGAGTTATGGTCAGATTGCAGAAGATGCGCGAGCATTCTTACCGGGTGTAATGAATTTTTTATTTGAGTATGGACGCTATGGCGTACAAATCTTCTTGGTCATGGCAGGTTACCTAGCAACGCAGTCATTAACGAGATTTGCGAATGCGAAATTCAGTAGCCAGAATTTACTACGAGTCATTATCAATCGCTATTTGCGTTTGTTTGCCCCTTATGTTGCCGCTTTATTTTTTACTATTCTCTGTGCTTGGATTGCACGCTTTTGGGTGAATGATGAATTCGTCGGCGAGCAAGAAACGCTCAGCCAGTTCCTGGCCCACTTATTTTTCTTGCAAGGCATATTAGGACTTGATTCTATTTCTGCTGGCGCTTGGTATGTGGCGATTGATTGGCAGTTGTACTCGGTGCTAGCGGTATTGCTAATTTCTTTTTCCTCATATCAGGTTTTAATATGGTTTCTCAGCATTATTGCGATTTGTTCTTTGCTGTACTTCAATCGCTCCAACCAGTACGAGGCCTACTTCATTTACTTTATTGGCTCATATAGTCTTGGCGTGTTGGCTTATTTGGCTAAGAACTTTTCGGATCAGAAGATCCAAGTCTTGGCCAAGTTTGTACTAATTGCGATTGGAGTGATTATCTTCATTTCCACATTGCATCAAGTGTGGTTACGAAATTTCTTAGCCTGGTTTGTGGCCTTGCTTTTATTGCTATGGGGTAATGCTACTTATCCTGCCGTGGGCTCTGAGGCCCATGGATTGAAATCATCAGTACTGCGAGCTATTACATGGGCGAGCCCGCGCTCGTACTGCGCTTTCTTAATTCACTTTGCATTTATCTTGTTGGCAAATACGCTATATATTGGCTCTGGAATGCATGCTCACGAGAGTGGCCTCATTGCAGTTGGCTTAATGTTAGGAGTCGTGGTGTGTAGCACTATTGCCGCTAGCTATCTGTATCGTTGGGTAGAAATTCCCTCGGCTAAATTAAAGACTTAG